DNA from Rubripirellula lacrimiformis:
CCGCCGTGCGAATCGGCTTGCCCCAACAATAGCGGTTGCAACGAAACACCATCGCACCGGGCCGGCGGTGTGGCGCCAGCGATGTCGGCAAAGGTCGCCAACCAGTCATGGAATTGGCTGGGGTTGTGATCGATCGTCGCGGCCGGAATGTGCTCGGGCCACCACGCCAAAGTGGGAACGCGAATCCCGCCTTCCCAAAGATCGCGTTTGATTCCGTCCAATGGTCCAAACGAATCAAACGCCGTCGGTTGGTAGGGCTGATCTTGCAAATACGATTCGGCGTGCGGACCATTGTCGCTGCTGATCACGACGATCGTGTTCTGATCAATGTTCAGATCACGCAATGTCTGCAGCAGGTCACCAACGCAATCATCGATCCGCCGCACCATGGTTGCGAATCGTTCATCCACATCCTTCCAACCGTTGCCGGTGTAATCAGGATGTCGGTACGAATCAATTTCACCATGGGCGGTGTTGATCATGCGTCCCGGTTGGCCGGTCCACTGCACACCCCCGGTCAGTCCGCCACCGTCGGGATAGGCGCCCGTGGGAACCTGAAGAGCGGCATGCGGAGTGTCGTAGGCCAGGTACAAAAAGAAAGGTTGATCGGGTTTCGATTCAGTGTGCTGTTGAATCCAGTGCTTGCTTTTGGCGGTGAACAGGTCCGTCGTGTAGCACTTCGCCAGGTCGGCAGACACTTCGTCATCGTTGGACCAAACCTCTTTGGGGGCACGGTGCTTTTCGCTGTCGCCAAGTGGCCATGATTCGTGCGGATAGTGGATGTGCCCGTCCACGTGGCGAACGTAGCCAAAGAAATCGTCAAAGCCACGTCGGGTTGGATAGGCCGGCCAGTTTTTCGCCGAGTCACCCTCGCCCTGCAGTCCATACTTGCCAACCAATGCGGTGCGGTATCCAGCCTGCTGCATGACCGATGCAATCGTGTGGTTGGATTCCAGCATCTTGTCGAACTGGTTGTCGCGAACCTCGGCATGTCCCTGGTGGGTCCCGGTCAGCAGCGAACTGCGACTGGGGGCACAAACCGGAGCCGGGCAATAGTGGTTGCGAAGCTGCATGCCTTCGGCCGCCATCTGGTCGATGTTCGGCGTATGGATGCGTTTTTCGCCCGCCGCTTCGTTCTGATAGAAGACGCCGAAGTCACCCCAGCCCAGATCATCACAAAGGACGAAAATGACGTTCGGGGCAGCGGCATCCTTGTCGGCAGCCTGCACGCCCGCAGCCGGCAAGAGCAAGACGCTTAGGAATAAAACAGGCAGGACGCGATCGAGCAAACGCATGGTGAAATGACCGGTTTTCAGCGGAATCAGAGCAGTGCAACACAGTGTGCACCAGCATAATTCAAACGCTGATCACCCGGGGGACGGATGAAAAATTGGTCGCCGCCCGCACTGCACTTCGTTTCAGCGCGCGGCTCTGCGTTTCAGCACGCGGCTTCATCAAAGGCCAGGTTGCCCGCACGCTACGGCAGCATTCCGATGACTCGCTGGATGTCATCGGGCAGCGGTGCTTCGAAGGTCTGTGGTTTGCCGGTCTGCGGGTTGATGATCGTCAACTTTCGCGCGTGCAAAGCTTGACGGTCCAGCACCACAGGATCCTCGTCTCCACCGCGACGTCCGGTCTTCAACAACGCCTCGGTCACTTCACTGTGCCCACCGTACAACCGGTCGCATAGGATCGGTGTTCGCAGGTGCGCCAGGTGAACGCGCAATTGGTGCGTTCGCCCCGACTTGGGCACCAGTCGCACCTGGGTGTACCGACCGTGTCGCGAGATCACTTCGTAGAACGTCGACGCTGGCTTGCTGGTCACATGGCCATCGCGGATCGCCATTTTGTCCCGCTGATACGGGTGACGTCCAATCGGCAGGTCGATCACGTCGCGGTCGCGATCGATCGGTGCGTTGGTGATCGCAAAATATTCCTTTTCCGTCGTCCGGTCATGGAACTGTTGCGACAAATGATTGTGGACCGCATTGGTTTTGGCGATCACGATCACGCCGGACGTATCACGGTCCAGGCGGTGGACGATACCGGGGCGAGTAGGCCCACCGACGTCCGACAGCGAATTGAAACGATAGGCCAGCGCGCTGGTTAGCGTTCCTGTCCAATGGCCGCGAGCCGGGTGGACGACCATGCCAGGCGGTTTATTAACGACCACCAATCCATCATCTTCGTACAACACGTCCAGCGAAATATTCTCGGGAACCGTGTCGTCAGTCGGCAGCGGCGGAACCTTGAACCGGATTCGTTGACCCTGTTTCAGTTTCAAGCTGGGCCGACAAACGCGCCCGTCCACTTCGGCGCCATTGTTTTGAACCGCCGCACGAATCTGTGTGCGACTGAACCCGTCGCATGATTGGGTCAGGAACAGATCGATCCGTTCGCCTTCGCCCGATTCGGGAACAACGAAATCCCGGTAGACCGTTTCGGCAACGATCGCTTCGCCATCAACGCCGTCACCGAGTTCATCATGGGTGCCCGCGTCAGCGGAATCACCCGTGGATCCTGGATCGCCCGGCGAACCGTCACCGCGTGGACTATTCGTCACTGGCGGCTTCTGCTTTTTCGGTTCCTGCTGCATCGGACTCTGTCGAATCGGTTTCGGCAGGCTTGGTTTCCGCAGGCGAATCGGTTTCGGCAGCTTCGGTTTCCTTGACGCCTGTTTCGGCACCATCGTCGGCAGGCAATTCCAGGCCGTCTTCGGCTTCCATCACGTCGGAATTGCCACCACCTGGGAGGTTCAGGTCGGGGAGATCCAAATCGGGCAGATCGGGAAGTGCCGAACTGCCGGGCAGTGCGGGTGGCAGGGACGGGTCAGCAGGCGAGAAATCTTGGTCAGCGAACCAAGCCAGGAAGTCCTTGGTCCCCGGTTTGCCGAGGTCGGCAATCCGGTCTTCGCAGATTTCCGTCATCTGCTTCGATTCGCCAATTCCGATTGTTTTTTTGTATTCTTCGATCGCTTCGTCCAGTTCGCCCAAGGATTCGTGGGCGCGAGCGAGTCCGAAGTGACCTCGCGAAAGGAGCAGTGGATCCTTGCTGCCGGCCAGTGCGTTCTCGTACGCAATCTTGGCATCTTCCAGCAACGTGACCGCGTTATCGCGATCCGTGAACAGCGAATCGACGCCGTCGGACAAGAACTGGTTGGCTTGATAAATTTTTGCCCATTCGGCAGCCAAGGTTCCCGCAAAATCTTGGCTAACGCTTTCCAAAACTTCCGTATCGGGGCTATTCATCGCCTCAATCAGGTTCAGCGTCGCGTCGCTACGCTGGCCTGTTTGCTGGCTGGTGTAAAGCATCCAGCCGATTCCAGCGACGATCAGACCGCCAACCACGATGGCGATCAGGCGGGAATGTGGCTCAATCGCTTGGTTTACGCGGTGTAGCCAAATCGCGAGGTCGTTCTGCTGGAGTTCGTGACGTCGATCGTTCATGATCTTCCGTGGTCTTCGATCAGAATAGGCAAACGGGTGATTCGAGCCCGGAAGTATAGAAATGGCATGACTTTAGCGTCAAGGCGGAAGACGCCAGGTTCGCGGCCGGTTCGCGATTTCAACGCTCGTTGACACCCATTCGCTGCCTCGGGGGGGCAGTTCGGACGCCGGGGGCCCGATTCAACAGGGGATCAGCAGCGTTCTAGCCGTCGGCAACACCTCATCGGCATTCGCCAATCGGCAACAGCGAAATCCGTCGGCAGCAGCTAATCGACTGCATATGCCTTCAGTTCGTCCAGGCTTGCGAATTCGAGTGTCGATATGTGGCAGGCTTCCAGCACGACGGCGGGCGCGGCTCCGGCGTCAAAAGCCTCTTTCCAGCGTGCGGCACACAGACACCAACGATCGCCAGGTTTCAGGCCAGGGAAGCGATACACCGGCATCGGCGTGCTGAGGTCGTTGCCGCGTGCCTTGCTGAACTCGAGGAATTCCGCAGTGACTTGGCAGCAAACGGTGTGCAATCCGGAATCGTCGCCGCCGGTGTTGCAGCAGCCATCCCGGTAAAATCCCGTCATCGGGTCGGTGCTGCAGGTGACCAAATCAGTCCCAAGTACGTTTTTCGCCATAAGGATTTCTTCATTCGTCTGCGGGTGAAAAACGCATCGTAACACGTCGTCCCTATCGATTCGCCATGCGCGCCCATGGCGGCCCTAAAAACAATCGACTCACAGCGGTATAGTACCCATTGGATCACGCGGCGTTGTTCGGCAGCTAGGGGGACGAAGGGACCAAGAATGGATGCGATATTCGAAAATTTGACCGAGGCTCAACGAGAGGCTGTCGGTCATATCGAGGGCCCGATGCTGATTTTGGCTGGCCCGGGATCGGGAAAAACACGCGTGGTCACCCACCGGATCGCCAACATGATCCACCAGGGGGTTCCGCCGTGGCAGATCGCGGCGTTGACGTTCACGAACAAGGCGGCCGACGAAATGCGGCATCGCGTTGATTCACTGGCCCCCAACCAACCGGTCTGGATGGGCACCTTTCACCGATTCTGCGCTCAACTGCTGCGCCGCTATGCCACGATGGTCGGGTTGGCCGAGAACTATTCGATCTACGACACCCAGGATTCGAAACAGGCGATGAAGCGAGCCGTCATGGCCGCCGGCGTGTCCACCACACACGCATCGCCCGACCAGATCGCGTCGTCGATCAGCCACGCCAAGAACCGCTTGATGACTCCGGAAACGATGCAGGGCCAAATCCTGCGCCCGCTGGACGCGCTTGCGGCCAAGGTCTACCCGGTCTACCAACAGCAACTGTTGACCGCCAACGCGGTTGATTTCGATGACCTGCTGCTGCACATCGCCAATCTGCTCCGCGAGAACCCAGAGATCCGCAGCGAACTGGACAACAAGTACAAGTACATCCTGGTCGACGAATACCAAGACACCAACTTGGCGCAGTACGCCATCGTTCGTGCGCTGTCGATCGATCAGCCCAACCTGGCGGTCACCGGCGACCCGGATCAATCCATCTACGGATGGCGGGGTGCCGACCTGAACAACATCCTAGATTTCGAAAAGGATTATCCGTCCGTCAAAACGGCCCGGCTAGAAAAAAACTATCGCAGCACGCCCAACATCCTGCGTGCCGCCGATCAATTGATCCGGCACAACCGAAAACGCAAAGCCAAGGACCTGTTCACCGACCATCCCGAAGGGGACGCGGTGGTGCTGCGGATGTTCCAAGACGGCTATCAAGAAGCCGACGGGATCGCGGACGAGATCGTTCATGCGATTGCCGAAGAAGGCATGAAGCCATCGGACTTCGCAATTTTCTGCCGCATGAACGCGTTGACCCGGTCGCTGGAACACGCCCTGCGCAGCCGGTCGCTGCCCTACCAGATCGTCAACGGTGTGGAGTTCTATCAGCGACGTGAGATCAAGGATCTGTTGGCCTACCTGCACCTGGTCAACAACCCCAACCACGACGTGGCGTTGATGCGAGTGATCAATACACCGACGCGTGGGATCGGGGCCAAGACGGTCGAACGCATCCGGGACTTTGCCGACTACAACGGCATCCCGATGCTGGAAGCTGCCCGGCGGGCCAAGGACATCGAAGGGCTGGCCAAACGAGCCGTCACGATGATCGGCAAGTTCATCAAAATCTATGACCGCTTGGCGATCAAGGCGACCGCGCCGCTAGAAGATCTGATTCGATTCCTGGTCGAAGAAACCGAGTTCGAAGCCTACCTGGAAAAAACGGCGGTCGAACAGCAAGACGCCAACCCGATGTCCAACGTCGACGAACTGATCACGGCGGCAGTCGAGTTCGATCGACAACACCCCGAAGACGGATCGCTAGAAGCTTTCCTGGAACAGGTGGCGTTGGTGGCCGATACCGATGCGATCGATGGCGAAACCGACCGCGTGACGATCATGACGCTGCACGCCGCCAAGGGACTGGAATACCCGCGAGTTTACATCATCGCCGTCGAAGACGATCTGTTGCCCCACAAACGATCCAAGGAAAACGAGGCGCAGTTCGAAGAAGAACGCAGGCTGCTGTTCGTCGGAATCACGCGAGCCAAAGAGCGTTTGCAATTGAGCTGTTGCAAGCGACGCGCCGTGCGTGGCGATACGCGTCCGGTGATCCCCAGTCCATTTTTGAACGAACTTCCGTTGGACGAAATTCGGCGGATCGAAAGCACGGGCAATCGCGACTGGTTCGACGAAGAAGAGGACTATGACCAGAGCTATCCCGAGTCCTGGGATTTGCCAGACGAAGACGGATCGCCCGGCGGTGACCTGGATGCGGTTTCGGAAACGGCACCTGTGATCGCACCGGCTGGTTTCGAGATCGACGAAGTGTCCCAGCTTCCAGCCGAGGAACTCGCCGAGGTGATGAAGCCAAAAAAGAAAAAGAACATCGTGGTGGCGGGGCTGAAAACAGGCGCCGATCTGTTGACCAGCGGAACCACGCCGCTGATGTCGTACCGGGAAGGAGTGCTGGTACGACACTCCGAACACGGCGAAGGCACGATCATCGAAGTCACCGGCCGCGGCCCCAAGCGGACCGCGAAAGTGATCTTCCCCGACGGCGAATTCAGCTTCCGATTGGCGTTCGCAAAACTGGAACTGGTTTAGGCAGCGGACGCGAGTTGGTCGTGAGCGACGAAAAATCGAGGCGTTCTCGATGGTCGTCCAATGACCAATTTGCATTGTTCAATTTGCAATTTGCATTCTTCTCGCACGATTCGATCAGGGGAGATTGCAAATTGCAAAATGAACATTTCAAAATGCAAATTGACCGTGGCAACGAAAAAGAGGCGGAACACGCCTGCGGTGCTGGGACATTGGGCGATGTGGACTTGGG
Protein-coding regions in this window:
- a CDS encoding sulfatase-like hydrolase/transferase — encoded protein: MRLLDRVLPVLFLSVLLLPAAGVQAADKDAAAPNVIFVLCDDLGWGDFGVFYQNEAAGEKRIHTPNIDQMAAEGMQLRNHYCPAPVCAPSRSSLLTGTHQGHAEVRDNQFDKMLESNHTIASVMQQAGYRTALVGKYGLQGEGDSAKNWPAYPTRRGFDDFFGYVRHVDGHIHYPHESWPLGDSEKHRAPKEVWSNDDEVSADLAKCYTTDLFTAKSKHWIQQHTESKPDQPFFLYLAYDTPHAALQVPTGAYPDGGGLTGGVQWTGQPGRMINTAHGEIDSYRHPDYTGNGWKDVDERFATMVRRIDDCVGDLLQTLRDLNIDQNTIVVISSDNGPHAESYLQDQPYQPTAFDSFGPLDGIKRDLWEGGIRVPTLAWWPEHIPAATIDHNPSQFHDWLATFADIAGATPPARCDGVSLQPLLLGQADSHGGQVYVEYQQSGRTPNYDAFQKSRQGHRRRQQQAIFVDGMKGVRVDIQSHDDPFEIYDVVRDPGERTNLAGTSPRFDALQKTMHDRVLQVRRPNPSAPRPYDDVAIPAVEIASVVPGLDQSFFPGNFAYVPEVKSLQQIAVGTSASFTADRSMAKLDGQPAAGAIQWSGFVKVPQTGDYTFDLTSSTPSFVRIHDAILIDHDFGHEADATRSTTIRLAAGLHPIRMTSLVTDGQMPQVKLDWSGGDLSDALYRQL
- a CDS encoding RluA family pseudouridine synthase, with amino-acid sequence MVAETVYRDFVVPESGEGERIDLFLTQSCDGFSRTQIRAAVQNNGAEVDGRVCRPSLKLKQGQRIRFKVPPLPTDDTVPENISLDVLYEDDGLVVVNKPPGMVVHPARGHWTGTLTSALAYRFNSLSDVGGPTRPGIVHRLDRDTSGVIVIAKTNAVHNHLSQQFHDRTTEKEYFAITNAPIDRDRDVIDLPIGRHPYQRDKMAIRDGHVTSKPASTFYEVISRHGRYTQVRLVPKSGRTHQLRVHLAHLRTPILCDRLYGGHSEVTEALLKTGRRGGDEDPVVLDRQALHARKLTIINPQTGKPQTFEAPLPDDIQRVIGMLP
- a CDS encoding YfgM family protein — its product is MNDRRHELQQNDLAIWLHRVNQAIEPHSRLIAIVVGGLIVAGIGWMLYTSQQTGQRSDATLNLIEAMNSPDTEVLESVSQDFAGTLAAEWAKIYQANQFLSDGVDSLFTDRDNAVTLLEDAKIAYENALAGSKDPLLLSRGHFGLARAHESLGELDEAIEEYKKTIGIGESKQMTEICEDRIADLGKPGTKDFLAWFADQDFSPADPSLPPALPGSSALPDLPDLDLPDLNLPGGGNSDVMEAEDGLELPADDGAETGVKETEAAETDSPAETKPAETDSTESDAAGTEKAEAASDE
- a CDS encoding DUF2237 family protein, coding for MAKNVLGTDLVTCSTDPMTGFYRDGCCNTGGDDSGLHTVCCQVTAEFLEFSKARGNDLSTPMPVYRFPGLKPGDRWCLCAARWKEAFDAGAAPAVVLEACHISTLEFASLDELKAYAVD
- a CDS encoding ATP-dependent helicase; the protein is MDAIFENLTEAQREAVGHIEGPMLILAGPGSGKTRVVTHRIANMIHQGVPPWQIAALTFTNKAADEMRHRVDSLAPNQPVWMGTFHRFCAQLLRRYATMVGLAENYSIYDTQDSKQAMKRAVMAAGVSTTHASPDQIASSISHAKNRLMTPETMQGQILRPLDALAAKVYPVYQQQLLTANAVDFDDLLLHIANLLRENPEIRSELDNKYKYILVDEYQDTNLAQYAIVRALSIDQPNLAVTGDPDQSIYGWRGADLNNILDFEKDYPSVKTARLEKNYRSTPNILRAADQLIRHNRKRKAKDLFTDHPEGDAVVLRMFQDGYQEADGIADEIVHAIAEEGMKPSDFAIFCRMNALTRSLEHALRSRSLPYQIVNGVEFYQRREIKDLLAYLHLVNNPNHDVALMRVINTPTRGIGAKTVERIRDFADYNGIPMLEAARRAKDIEGLAKRAVTMIGKFIKIYDRLAIKATAPLEDLIRFLVEETEFEAYLEKTAVEQQDANPMSNVDELITAAVEFDRQHPEDGSLEAFLEQVALVADTDAIDGETDRVTIMTLHAAKGLEYPRVYIIAVEDDLLPHKRSKENEAQFEEERRLLFVGITRAKERLQLSCCKRRAVRGDTRPVIPSPFLNELPLDEIRRIESTGNRDWFDEEEDYDQSYPESWDLPDEDGSPGGDLDAVSETAPVIAPAGFEIDEVSQLPAEELAEVMKPKKKKNIVVAGLKTGADLLTSGTTPLMSYREGVLVRHSEHGEGTIIEVTGRGPKRTAKVIFPDGEFSFRLAFAKLELV